Proteins encoded within one genomic window of Acidovorax sp. 107:
- a CDS encoding EAL domain-containing protein, giving the protein MTPTPDLHIDASAAPGQGARVSDDVAGSRDQRWLPVVLPPLIALLTLGLTFLYWQSEETNTRTRREQNFEVAADQIAYNLKDRMATYEVVLRGVKGYFEGSERIDRTEFQAYVSALQLQATRPGLQGVSLILQFPGKALAAHLEDMRERGFDQYAVRPPGERELLAPITHIEPLEGPNLKALGLDVLTIPPAKEALDRARDTGALALSGQLTLMQNGVPGLVMYMPLYGASADVSTVEGRRLGLAGWVSAPFRMEEVIHGMSREFDADIGLQITDSTPGAAAEPAAAGALLFRNLEVSALGAGAQVLQARRELELGGRRWTLQMAPRPGFVQRFQEDGHHPVALLGTALSLILAWFTWLLATGRERAVALARDMTAELCATRDDLESTLSAIPDLLFELGLDGCIHHYRSARSGELAVPPEMFLGRLLRDVVPPEAAAGCHAALEAAHHAGYSSGHQFRLELGGVTHWFELSIARKESAAPGDEPRFIALSRDITERKQAEARSHQLAYFDALTGLPNRRMLLDRMEHALANAQKAAQVGAVLYIDLDDFKQINDARGHTVGDTLLMQVAQRLTQLQRPGDTVARLGGDEFVVLVHNVASDMESAGRAALLVAEEMRAALEVPYTIDTHLYSTTGSIGITLFPKRGEGVEDLLREADTAMYRAKDLGRNRIRFYEAAMQADVQERLALEQDLKKAQTLGELAAFVQNQVDAAGNVVGGEFLMRWTHPVRGNVPPSRFIPIAEASGLILRMGDWMIQQACETLARLQAAGRELSLSVNVSERQFRQDDFVDRVRHILAHTGANPAHLILEVTESLLIEDLDDTIARMTEIVQFGVRFSIDDFGTGYSSLAYLKRLPLYELKIDKSFVQDTPDDPNDTAIVQSIISVARHLNLRVVAEGVETRAQADFLVGSQCECLQGYLFGRPEPLAAWVGRLVT; this is encoded by the coding sequence ATGACACCTACCCCAGACCTGCACATCGACGCATCCGCCGCGCCAGGGCAGGGCGCGCGCGTGTCTGACGACGTGGCGGGCAGCCGCGACCAGCGGTGGCTGCCGGTGGTGTTGCCGCCTTTGATTGCGCTGCTGACCCTGGGTTTGACTTTTCTGTACTGGCAAAGCGAAGAGACGAACACGCGGACCCGGCGCGAGCAGAACTTCGAGGTGGCGGCCGACCAGATCGCCTACAACCTCAAGGACCGCATGGCGACCTACGAGGTGGTGTTGCGCGGCGTCAAGGGCTACTTTGAAGGGTCGGAACGCATTGACCGCACCGAGTTCCAGGCCTACGTGAGTGCGCTGCAATTGCAGGCCACCCGGCCCGGACTGCAGGGGGTGTCGCTGATCTTGCAGTTCCCCGGCAAGGCGCTGGCCGCCCACCTGGAAGACATGCGCGAGCGCGGCTTTGACCAGTACGCCGTGCGTCCGCCGGGTGAGCGTGAGCTGCTGGCCCCCATCACCCACATCGAGCCACTGGAGGGTCCCAACCTCAAGGCGCTGGGCCTTGATGTGCTGACCATTCCTCCCGCCAAGGAAGCCCTGGACCGGGCCCGCGACACAGGGGCGCTGGCGTTGTCGGGGCAGCTGACACTGATGCAGAACGGCGTCCCGGGGTTGGTGATGTACATGCCTTTGTATGGCGCCAGCGCAGATGTCAGCACGGTCGAAGGGCGGCGGCTGGGGCTGGCGGGATGGGTGTCCGCGCCGTTTCGCATGGAGGAGGTGATCCACGGCATGTCCCGCGAATTCGACGCCGACATTGGCCTCCAGATCACCGACAGCACCCCGGGCGCCGCTGCGGAGCCAGCCGCTGCGGGCGCGCTGCTGTTCAGGAACCTGGAGGTCTCTGCCCTGGGGGCAGGTGCTCAGGTTTTGCAGGCGCGGCGCGAACTGGAGCTGGGCGGTCGCCGCTGGACGCTGCAGATGGCCCCCCGACCGGGCTTTGTCCAGCGCTTCCAGGAAGATGGGCACCACCCCGTCGCGCTGCTGGGCACGGCGCTCAGCCTGATTCTCGCGTGGTTCACCTGGCTGCTGGCCACGGGCCGTGAGCGTGCGGTGGCGCTGGCGCGCGACATGACGGCCGAACTGTGCGCCACCCGCGACGACCTGGAGAGCACCCTCAGCGCCATCCCTGACCTGTTGTTCGAGCTGGGACTGGACGGGTGCATCCACCACTACCGATCGGCCCGGTCGGGCGAACTGGCCGTGCCCCCCGAGATGTTTCTGGGCCGCCTGCTGCGCGATGTGGTGCCCCCCGAAGCCGCCGCAGGCTGCCATGCCGCGCTGGAAGCTGCGCACCACGCCGGGTATTCCTCGGGCCACCAGTTCCGGCTGGAGCTGGGCGGTGTCACCCACTGGTTCGAGCTGTCGATTGCGCGCAAGGAGAGTGCGGCGCCTGGCGACGAACCCCGCTTCATCGCGCTCTCGCGCGACATCACCGAGCGCAAGCAGGCCGAGGCCCGTTCGCACCAGCTGGCGTATTTTGATGCGCTCACCGGCCTGCCCAATCGGCGCATGCTGCTGGACCGCATGGAGCACGCCCTGGCCAATGCCCAGAAGGCAGCGCAGGTGGGGGCCGTGCTTTATATCGACCTCGACGACTTCAAGCAGATCAACGACGCACGGGGGCACACCGTGGGCGATACGCTGCTCATGCAGGTGGCCCAGCGGCTCACGCAGCTGCAGCGCCCGGGCGACACCGTGGCGCGCCTGGGCGGGGACGAGTTTGTGGTGCTGGTGCACAACGTGGCGTCGGACATGGAATCCGCCGGACGGGCGGCGCTGCTGGTGGCCGAGGAGATGCGCGCGGCGCTCGAAGTGCCCTACACCATCGACACCCACCTCTACAGCACCACGGGCAGCATCGGCATCACGCTGTTTCCCAAGCGGGGCGAGGGCGTCGAAGACCTGCTGCGCGAGGCCGATACCGCCATGTACCGCGCCAAGGACCTGGGGCGCAACCGCATCCGCTTTTACGAGGCCGCCATGCAGGCCGACGTGCAGGAGCGCCTGGCACTGGAGCAGGACCTGAAAAAGGCGCAGACGCTGGGCGAGCTGGCCGCCTTTGTGCAAAACCAAGTGGATGCTGCGGGCAATGTGGTGGGGGGCGAATTCTTGATGCGCTGGACCCACCCCGTGCGGGGCAACGTGCCACCCAGCCGCTTCATCCCCATTGCCGAGGCGTCGGGCCTCATCCTGCGCATGGGCGACTGGATGATCCAGCAGGCCTGCGAGACCCTGGCGCGCCTGCAGGCAGCGGGGCGCGAGCTGTCGTTGTCCGTCAACGTGAGCGAACGGCAGTTCCGCCAGGACGACTTTGTGGACCGCGTGCGCCACATATTGGCCCACACCGGCGCCAACCCGGCCCACCTGATCCTGGAGGTGACAGAGAGCCTGCTGATCGAAGACCTGGACGACACCATCGCCCGCATGACCGAAATCGTGCAGTTCGGCGTGCGTTTCTCCATCGACGACTTTGGCACCGGCTATTCGAGCCTGGCCTACCTCAAGCGGCTGCCGCTGTACGAGCTGAAGATCGACAAGAGCTTTGTGCAAGACACCCCGGACGACCCCAACGACACGGCCATTGTTCAATCCATCATCTCGGTGGCCCGCCACCTCAACCTGCGTGTGGTGGCCGAGGGCGTGGAGACACGCGCCCAAGCGGATTTTCTGGTGGGGAGCCAGTGCGAGTGCTTGCAGGGCTACCTGTTCGGGCGGCCAGAGCCCTTGGCGGCGTGGGTGGGGCGGCTGGTTACCTAG
- a CDS encoding GTP pyrophosphokinase family protein, whose translation MASLDFDLEASQFRTWYAGQAVALEDACAALTALVAAVVTQAGGVDITKVEGRVKDVDECIRKFVRKYRPALEESNTPYDIQTYITDLIGVRVVCLYEDELEKIAQIVRSHFAVIEVTDKVSAVESTEASFGYKGLHLDLKLSAADRDLPEHAAYAHWPFELQVRTIIQDSWSVLDHKIKYKKSIPGQLKRRINVLSALFELADREFRQIRDATAAELLQAPDETAEPVQDVAADLQTPTRAAATSSELNAFTFLKIATHFFKDFEFEPSKVDGFVDDIQAWSPGMTRARFNSLMRETIGVVKRYKQHFEDQNPQGSFNPYTVIRHCLYLSNKTAFRPALRNSARESFEAWLSDNAEPKPQG comes from the coding sequence ATGGCATCGCTTGATTTCGACCTGGAGGCATCCCAATTTCGCACCTGGTACGCCGGGCAGGCGGTGGCGCTGGAAGACGCCTGCGCCGCACTCACCGCGCTGGTGGCCGCCGTGGTGACCCAGGCGGGCGGCGTGGACATCACCAAGGTCGAGGGGCGCGTGAAGGACGTGGACGAATGCATTCGCAAGTTTGTGCGCAAATACCGGCCGGCGCTGGAAGAGAGCAATACGCCCTATGACATCCAGACCTACATCACCGACCTCATCGGCGTGCGGGTGGTGTGTCTGTATGAAGACGAGCTGGAGAAGATCGCCCAGATCGTGCGCTCACATTTCGCGGTGATCGAAGTGACCGACAAGGTATCGGCGGTGGAAAGCACCGAGGCCTCGTTTGGCTACAAGGGGCTGCACCTGGACCTGAAGCTGAGCGCGGCCGACCGCGATTTGCCAGAGCACGCGGCCTATGCGCACTGGCCCTTTGAGCTGCAGGTGCGCACCATCATCCAGGACTCCTGGAGCGTGCTGGACCACAAGATCAAGTACAAAAAGTCGATCCCGGGCCAGCTCAAGCGACGCATCAATGTGCTGTCGGCCCTGTTTGAGTTGGCCGACCGCGAGTTTCGCCAGATCCGCGATGCAACGGCCGCCGAACTGCTGCAGGCCCCGGACGAGACCGCCGAACCCGTGCAGGATGTCGCCGCCGATCTGCAGACCCCCACCCGCGCAGCAGCCACCAGCAGCGAACTCAATGCCTTCACCTTTCTGAAGATTGCCACGCATTTCTTCAAGGACTTTGAGTTCGAGCCGTCCAAGGTCGATGGGTTCGTGGACGACATCCAGGCCTGGTCGCCCGGTATGACGCGTGCGCGCTTCAACAGCCTGATGCGCGAGACGATCGGAGTGGTCAAGCGCTACAAGCAGCACTTTGAGGACCAGAACCCGCAAGGCAGCTTCAACCCTTACACGGTGATCCGGCACTGCCTGTACCTGAGTAACAAGACCGCCTTTCGCCCGGCGCTGCGCAACTCAGCCCGCGAGTCGTTCGAGGCGTGGCTGAGCGACAACGCAGAGCCCAAACCGCAGGGATAA
- a CDS encoding polyhydroxyalkanoate depolymerase: MLYHLYETQRSLMEPFTDFAQAASKLFSNPVSPLSQSSMAQRMAAGYDLLYRLGKDYEKPAFDIHTVDVNGIGVAIHERIEVDKPFCELRRFKRFSDDPATLTKLKGQPVVLIVAPLSGHYATLLRDTVRTMLKDHKVYITDWKNARLVPLSEGEFHLDDYVNYVQDFIRHLQGIYGNCHVISVCQPTVPVLAAVSLMASRGEKTPLTMTMMGGPIDARKSPTAVNNLATNRSYEWFENNVIYRVPEKFPGAGRRVYPGFLQYTGFVAMNPDRHASSHYDYFKDLIKGDDASAEAHRKFYDEYNAVLDMDADYYLETIQTVFQDYKLVNGTWDVRSPAGKIERVRPQDIKTTALFTVEGELDDISGSGQTEAAHDLCSGIVRKEQRHLEAKGAGHYGIFSGRRWRDIVYPKVRAFILEHELPAKPVAAPAATPAPRLASPAPTPAKAASKPAPAAAKTAATKPPKATAAQPAPARAAAKAEAATAVATRWVQPAAAPTGAAQAPSADLSAAKTSATAAPSTRSSKSKARKA; encoded by the coding sequence ATGCTGTACCACCTCTACGAAACCCAGCGCTCCCTGATGGAGCCCTTTACAGATTTTGCGCAGGCGGCTTCCAAGTTGTTCAGCAACCCGGTGTCGCCGCTGAGCCAGAGCTCGATGGCCCAGCGCATGGCCGCCGGCTACGACCTGCTCTATCGCCTGGGCAAGGACTACGAAAAGCCCGCGTTCGACATCCACACGGTGGATGTGAATGGCATCGGTGTCGCCATCCATGAGCGCATCGAGGTGGACAAGCCGTTTTGCGAGCTGCGCCGCTTCAAGCGCTTCTCGGACGATCCAGCGACATTGACCAAGCTCAAGGGCCAACCCGTGGTGCTCATCGTGGCGCCGCTGTCGGGCCACTACGCCACGCTGCTGCGCGACACCGTGCGCACCATGCTCAAGGACCACAAGGTCTACATCACCGACTGGAAAAACGCCCGCTTGGTGCCCCTGTCGGAGGGCGAGTTTCATTTGGACGACTACGTCAACTACGTGCAGGACTTCATTCGCCACCTGCAAGGCATCTACGGCAACTGCCACGTGATCAGCGTGTGCCAGCCCACGGTGCCCGTGCTGGCAGCCGTGTCGCTGATGGCCAGCCGGGGCGAGAAAACCCCGCTGACCATGACCATGATGGGCGGCCCCATCGACGCCCGCAAGTCGCCCACGGCGGTGAACAACCTGGCCACCAACCGCAGCTACGAGTGGTTTGAGAACAACGTGATCTACCGCGTGCCGGAGAAATTCCCAGGCGCCGGTCGCCGCGTGTACCCAGGCTTTTTGCAATACACCGGGTTTGTGGCCATGAACCCGGACCGCCATGCGTCCAGCCACTACGATTACTTCAAGGACCTGATCAAGGGAGACGACGCCAGCGCCGAAGCCCACCGCAAGTTCTACGACGAGTACAACGCCGTGCTGGACATGGATGCGGATTACTACCTCGAAACCATCCAGACCGTATTCCAGGACTACAAGCTGGTGAACGGCACCTGGGACGTACGGTCGCCCGCCGGCAAGATCGAGCGCGTGCGCCCGCAAGACATCAAGACCACCGCCCTGTTCACCGTGGAAGGAGAGCTGGACGATATCTCCGGCTCGGGCCAGACCGAAGCTGCCCACGACCTGTGCAGCGGCATCGTGCGCAAGGAGCAGCGCCACCTTGAAGCCAAGGGCGCGGGCCACTATGGCATCTTCAGTGGCCGCCGCTGGCGCGACATCGTGTACCCCAAGGTACGCGCGTTCATCCTGGAGCATGAGCTGCCGGCCAAGCCAGTGGCCGCGCCCGCAGCGACGCCTGCACCCCGGCTTGCCAGCCCCGCTCCCACACCTGCCAAGGCTGCCAGCAAGCCCGCACCGGCGGCAGCCAAGACCGCTGCAACCAAGCCTCCCAAAGCCACCGCCGCCCAGCCTGCACCGGCCCGTGCTGCGGCCAAGGCCGAGGCAGCCACCGCCGTGGCCACACGCTGGGTGCAGCCGGCTGCCGCACCGACAGGTGCCGCACAGGCCCCTTCCGCGGATCTGAGCGCAGCCAAGACGAGTGCCACAGCGGCCCCGTCCACCCGCAGCAGCAAGAGCAAGGCGCGCAAGGCTTGA
- the rsxB gene encoding electron transport complex subunit RsxB, protein MSDPASGHPPLAQAAVQDLAARIDAALPQTQCTRCGYPDCASYAQAIAQAEAAINQCPPGGAEGVARLAAITGHAVVPLSADHGVEAPRSVAFIDEAWCIGCTLCIKACPTDAIVGSNKKMHTVIEPYCTGCELCIPACPVDCIHLDNASGNATGWAAWSAPLAQQALQRYQQHRQRVPLEDEGLDDEATSALSMSAPSGQTPAPSGTAAAAVAAEGMEARKAAIAAAMERARQLREQGPR, encoded by the coding sequence TTGAGCGACCCCGCTTCCGGCCACCCGCCCCTGGCCCAGGCAGCAGTCCAGGACCTCGCGGCGCGGATTGACGCCGCGCTGCCCCAGACGCAGTGCACGCGCTGCGGCTATCCCGACTGCGCCAGCTATGCGCAGGCCATCGCGCAGGCAGAGGCCGCCATCAACCAGTGCCCCCCCGGGGGCGCAGAGGGGGTCGCCCGCCTGGCCGCCATCACGGGTCATGCGGTGGTTCCCTTGAGCGCAGACCACGGTGTGGAGGCGCCGCGCAGCGTGGCCTTCATCGACGAGGCCTGGTGCATTGGCTGCACGCTGTGCATCAAGGCGTGCCCCACTGATGCCATCGTGGGCTCCAACAAGAAGATGCACACCGTCATCGAGCCGTACTGCACGGGGTGCGAGCTGTGCATCCCCGCCTGCCCGGTGGACTGCATCCATCTCGACAACGCCAGCGGCAATGCAACCGGCTGGGCCGCATGGTCGGCTCCGCTTGCGCAGCAGGCCTTGCAGCGCTACCAACAACACCGCCAGCGCGTGCCGCTGGAAGATGAAGGTTTAGACGACGAGGCCACGAGCGCCCTCAGCATGAGCGCGCCCAGCGGGCAAACACCAGCACCGTCCGGCACAGCGGCAGCCGCCGTCGCGGCCGAGGGTATGGAGGCACGCAAGGCCGCCATTGCTGCCGCGATGGAGCGGGCTCGCCAGCTTCGGGAACAGGGCCCGCGCTAA
- a CDS encoding methyl-accepting chemotaxis protein gives MSGFLPLRPGLWWMRRWHLPGKLVTLGVLMGGALALAALDAPWWSVALAGAVVLYALCALHAGLASDLQGLAHAMEQTTRGDLCARAGVYGHDEVGAMAQSLDRMVLTLSSMVADIRSNAALVAHAGQSLAQGNRSLADRTEQQAANLEQTAASVEQLSSAVQNNAQTARSADARAADVRKAADTGAEAMARAVQSVEAIQQSARRMTEIIGVIDSIAFQTNILALNAAVEAARAGEQGRGFAVVAGEVRTLAKRSGDAAREIRELIGASVSQVEASAGLIRSAGEGIANMASGIRSVAASMTEISGSSAEQSTGLSEVSTAVQQLDQITQHNAQMVGHAVSQAEALEHRASTLSQAVAAFRLQQGTADEAVALVNKAVALHKTSSRDQFLRSITDKTQPYHDRDMYVFVLDPAGTYLAFGGNPAKVGTRVQDIPGIAGDRLVSDIVSQADQAPGWVEYDINNPSTGAVQTKMSYVSRVGDWYVGCGVYKSLAAR, from the coding sequence ATGTCTGGATTCCTACCGCTGCGCCCCGGACTCTGGTGGATGCGCAGGTGGCACCTGCCGGGCAAATTGGTGACGCTGGGCGTGTTGATGGGGGGCGCGCTGGCATTGGCCGCCCTGGATGCCCCGTGGTGGAGTGTGGCATTGGCTGGCGCCGTGGTTCTGTATGCCCTGTGTGCGTTGCATGCCGGCCTAGCGTCCGACCTGCAAGGGTTGGCGCATGCGATGGAGCAGACCACACGCGGCGACCTGTGTGCCCGGGCGGGTGTCTATGGGCACGACGAGGTCGGGGCAATGGCACAGTCGCTCGACCGCATGGTGCTGACGCTGTCGTCGATGGTAGCCGATATCCGCAGCAACGCGGCGCTGGTAGCCCATGCGGGGCAAAGCCTGGCGCAAGGCAACCGGTCGCTGGCCGATCGCACTGAGCAGCAGGCGGCCAACCTAGAGCAGACAGCCGCCAGCGTGGAGCAACTGTCTTCGGCTGTCCAGAACAACGCACAGACCGCGCGCAGCGCCGATGCCCGCGCTGCCGACGTGCGCAAGGCCGCCGACACCGGGGCCGAAGCCATGGCTCGCGCGGTGCAGTCGGTGGAGGCGATTCAGCAAAGCGCGCGCCGCATGACCGAGATCATCGGCGTGATCGACAGCATTGCTTTCCAGACCAACATCCTGGCGCTCAATGCCGCCGTGGAGGCCGCCCGCGCCGGTGAACAGGGCCGTGGGTTTGCCGTGGTGGCGGGCGAGGTGCGCACCCTGGCCAAGCGCTCGGGCGACGCCGCGCGGGAGATCCGCGAACTGATTGGCGCTTCGGTGAGCCAGGTCGAGGCCAGCGCAGGGTTGATCCGGTCGGCCGGCGAAGGCATTGCCAACATGGCCAGCGGCATCCGCAGCGTGGCGGCCAGCATGACCGAGATTTCCGGTTCCAGTGCCGAGCAGAGCACGGGTTTGAGCGAGGTGAGCACGGCAGTGCAGCAGCTGGACCAGATCACGCAGCACAACGCCCAGATGGTGGGCCATGCCGTTTCGCAGGCCGAGGCGCTGGAGCACCGCGCTTCCACCCTGTCACAGGCGGTGGCGGCGTTTCGCCTGCAGCAGGGTACGGCCGATGAGGCGGTGGCCCTGGTGAACAAGGCCGTGGCCCTGCACAAGACCAGTTCGCGCGACCAGTTTCTGCGCAGCATCACCGACAAGACCCAGCCCTACCATGACCGCGACATGTACGTGTTTGTGCTGGATCCGGCGGGCACCTACCTGGCCTTCGGCGGCAACCCGGCCAAGGTCGGGACCCGCGTGCAGGACATCCCCGGCATTGCGGGCGACCGGTTGGTGAGCGATATCGTCAGCCAGGCCGACCAGGCACCCGGCTGGGTGGAGTACGACATCAACAACCCGTCCACCGGAGCGGTGCAAACCAAGATGTCCTACGTGAGCCGCGTGGGGGACTGGTACGTGGGCTGCGGGGTCTACAAGTCGCTCGCCGCCCGATAG
- the dapC gene encoding succinyldiaminopimelate transaminase, whose amino-acid sequence MNPLLSQLQPYPFERLRQLFAGVTPPAAYSPISLGMGEPRHPTPQFIKDALSNNLGGLASYPATAGEPKLREAFTHWLQQRYALTLDPGTQVLPVNGSREALFAFAQTIIDPSQGQPLVVCPNPFYQIYEGAALLAGAQPYYAASDPSRNFAVNWDAVPDAVWQRTQLLFVCSPGNPTGAVMPLSEWKKLFELSDRYGFVIASDECYSEIYFRDEPPLGGLQAAAQLGRGDFKNLISFTSLSKRSNVPGMRSGFVAGDAALIKSFLLYRTYHGSAMSPIVQAASVAAWSDEQHVVENRALYRKKFAQVTPLLAGVMEVALPDAGFYLWAKVPEALGMDDAEFARALLAQYNVTVLPGSYLAREAQGSNPGAQRVRMALVAETEECVEAALRIVQFIQSRTA is encoded by the coding sequence ATGAATCCCCTGCTCTCCCAACTCCAGCCTTACCCCTTTGAGCGGCTGCGGCAACTCTTCGCGGGAGTCACTCCCCCGGCGGCCTACAGCCCCATCAGCCTGGGCATGGGTGAGCCACGCCATCCTACACCGCAGTTCATCAAAGATGCACTCAGTAACAACCTGGGCGGACTGGCCAGTTACCCCGCCACGGCCGGTGAACCCAAGCTGCGCGAGGCCTTCACCCACTGGCTGCAACAACGCTATGCGCTGACCCTCGACCCCGGCACCCAGGTGCTGCCTGTCAATGGCTCACGCGAAGCGCTGTTTGCCTTTGCGCAGACCATCATCGACCCCTCTCAAGGCCAACCTCTGGTCGTCTGCCCCAACCCGTTCTACCAAATTTACGAAGGCGCCGCCTTGCTGGCCGGCGCCCAGCCGTACTACGCGGCCAGCGACCCCAGCCGCAACTTTGCCGTGAACTGGGATGCCGTGCCCGACGCCGTGTGGCAGCGCACGCAGTTGCTGTTTGTCTGCTCCCCCGGCAACCCCACGGGCGCCGTGATGCCGCTGAGCGAATGGAAGAAGCTGTTCGAGCTGAGCGACCGCTACGGCTTTGTGATTGCCTCGGACGAGTGCTATAGCGAGATCTATTTCCGCGACGAGCCACCCCTGGGTGGCCTTCAGGCTGCGGCGCAGCTGGGACGCGGCGACTTCAAGAACCTGATCTCCTTCACCAGCCTGTCCAAGCGCAGCAACGTGCCCGGCATGCGCAGCGGCTTTGTGGCGGGCGACGCGGCCCTGATCAAGTCATTTCTGCTCTATCGTACTTACCATGGCAGCGCCATGAGCCCCATCGTGCAGGCCGCCAGCGTTGCTGCCTGGAGCGATGAGCAGCATGTGGTGGAAAACCGCGCGCTGTACCGCAAGAAATTCGCCCAGGTCACACCACTGCTGGCGGGCGTGATGGAAGTCGCCCTGCCGGATGCCGGTTTCTACCTGTGGGCCAAGGTGCCTGAAGCCCTGGGCATGGACGACGCCGAGTTCGCGCGCGCCCTCCTGGCTCAATACAATGTCACGGTGCTGCCCGGCAGCTACCTGGCCCGCGAGGCCCAGGGCAGCAACCCCGGCGCCCAGCGCGTGCGCATGGCCCTGGTGGCCGAGACCGAAGAATGCGTGGAAGCCGCGCTGCGCATCGTGCAATTCATCCAATCCCGTACTGCCTGA
- the dapD gene encoding 2,3,4,5-tetrahydropyridine-2,6-dicarboxylate N-succinyltransferase, producing the protein MTQQLQTLIDNAWDNRASLSPAAAPKEIQDAVEHVIAELNNGKLRVATREGVGQWTVHQWIKKAVLLSFRLKDNEVVKAGDLGFYDKVQTKFAHLSEEEMKATGVRVVPPAVARRGSFIAKGAILMPSYVNIGAYVGEGTMVDTWATVGSCAQIGANVHLSGGVGIGGVLEPLQAGPTIIEDNCFIGARSEVVEGVVVEENSVLGMGVYLGQSTPIFNRATGEISYGRVPSGSVVVSGNLPKTAANGAPYSMYAAIIVKQVDAQTRSKTSINDLLRD; encoded by the coding sequence ATGACCCAACAACTCCAAACCCTCATCGACAACGCCTGGGACAACCGCGCCAGCCTCTCGCCCGCCGCCGCTCCCAAGGAGATCCAGGACGCTGTCGAGCATGTGATCGCCGAGCTGAACAATGGCAAGCTGCGCGTAGCCACCCGCGAAGGCGTGGGCCAGTGGACCGTGCACCAGTGGATCAAGAAGGCCGTGCTGCTGTCGTTCCGCCTCAAGGACAACGAAGTCGTCAAGGCCGGCGACCTGGGCTTTTACGACAAGGTGCAGACCAAATTTGCCCACCTGTCCGAAGAAGAAATGAAGGCCACCGGCGTGCGCGTGGTGCCCCCCGCTGTGGCCCGCCGCGGCAGCTTCATCGCCAAGGGCGCGATCCTGATGCCGTCGTACGTGAACATTGGCGCCTACGTGGGCGAAGGCACCATGGTCGACACCTGGGCCACCGTGGGTTCGTGCGCACAGATCGGCGCCAACGTGCACCTGTCCGGCGGCGTGGGCATTGGCGGTGTGCTGGAGCCTCTGCAGGCCGGCCCCACCATCATTGAAGACAACTGCTTCATCGGCGCCCGTTCCGAGGTCGTCGAAGGTGTGGTGGTCGAAGAGAACTCCGTGTTGGGCATGGGCGTGTACCTGGGCCAGAGCACCCCCATCTTCAATCGTGCCACCGGCGAAATCAGCTACGGCCGCGTGCCTTCGGGCTCGGTGGTGGTCAGCGGCAATCTGCCCAAGACGGCCGCCAACGGCGCGCCCTACAGCATGTACGCTGCCATCATCGTCAAGCAGGTGGACGCGCAAACCCGCTCCAAGACCAGCATCAACGACCTGCTGCGCGACTGA